The following coding sequences lie in one Silene latifolia isolate original U9 population chromosome 5, ASM4854445v1, whole genome shotgun sequence genomic window:
- the LOC141656702 gene encoding bark storage protein A-like, with the protein MAGMMKLLAVVVGLLFLVPDTMQLSVDHPLHTVVERLNVNTGPFLGLVISSGRDEKILKNSSYYEPDASNPYITIAGRRFNFGRFSGEPVIYVLAGEPLGNVGVTVQILINTFRIKGIINYGAAATVSNQVFIADVVVPSQVAFTGNWRWEKYESEVLKKPSLVIGEYNVPEAGANYLEHITSLKTKTYTPTSGAKRAYFFNVHPEWVQLASQLNFGERPTVHRGEGVSVGSSDIYVSNVAYSTFLNKKLNVTAIDTESAAVVSTSIANGVPHIVFRGTSNRPGSDSDSRLSEVTAKNVLKTVAAFIGALSPKTSASAY; encoded by the exons aTGGCGGGTATGATGAAACTACTAGCGGTGGTTGTCGGGCTCCTGTTCCTGGTGCCCGACACCATGCAGTTGTCTGTTGACCACCCGCTCCACACCGTTGTGGAGCGACTTAACGTTAATACTGGGCCATTTTTGGGCCTTGTTATTTCTAGTGGTAGAGATGAAAAGATACTTAAGAACTCTAGTTACTATGAGCCCGATGCATCTAATCCTTACATTACCATTGCCG GAAGGAGATTCAACTTTGGAAGGTTCAGTGGTGAGCCTGTGATCTATGTCCTTGCTGGGGAGCCATTG GGAAATGTAGGGGTGACCGTACAAATTCTGATAAATACCTTCCGTATCAAGGGGATCATCAACTATGGAGCTGCCGCGACTGTTAGCAACCAAGTGTTTATTGCTGATGTTGTTGTTCCTTCTCAAGTCGCCTTCACCGGTAACTGGAGATGGGAG AAATACGAGTCAGAAGTACTGAAGAAGCCATCATTGGTGATCGGAGAATACAATGTGCCAGAAGCAGGAGCAAACTATTTGGAACACATTACATCCTTGAAAACTAAAACATACACACCAACAAGCGGCGCAAAGAGGGCTTATTTCTTCAATGTCCACCCTGAGTGGGTTCAGCTCGCTTCGCAACTCAACTTTGGTGAGCGTCCCACCGTTCACCGAGGTGAAGGTGTCAGTGTTGGTTCTTCTGACATTTACGTATCCAACGTCGCTTACTCAACCTTCCTTAACAAGAAACTCAATGTCACTGCCATTGACACTGAAAGTGCTGCCGTTGTTTcc ACATCAATAGCAAATGGAGTGCCACACATTGTGTTCAGAGGTACATCAAACAGGCCTGGATCTGATTCCGACTCGAGATTATCCGAAGTGACTGCGAAAAACGTTCTAAAGACTGTTGCAGCGTTCATTGGAGCCCTCTCACCAAAGACATCCGCCAGCGCCTACTAA